From a single Falco rusticolus isolate bFalRus1 chromosome 17, bFalRus1.pri, whole genome shotgun sequence genomic region:
- the LOC119158537 gene encoding interleukin-20-like, producing the protein MKGSHLFPCLLSVSCWLHLTLTAGHKIFHFGPCRVSVSMTEIRSGFTAIKANIQARDPIRTLSILSYPHSLHKVKSSDRCCIIHHLLNFYVDKVFKHCKTEDSYVNRKISSIANSFLSLKRKLGQCHEQNKCTCGQESPEKFKQILANYEGLNVTSAAIKSLGELDILLDWMEKSR; encoded by the exons ATGAAGGGATCCCACTTGTTCCCCTGCCTCCTCTCCGTGTCGTGCTGGTTGCATTTGACGCTGACAGCTGGGCACAAAATCTTCCACTTTGGACCCTGCAGGGTCTCAGTGAGCATGACCGAGATTAGGTCTGGTTTCACCGCAATTAAAGCCAACATC CAAGCCAGAGATCCCATCAGGACCCTGAGCATCTTGTCGTACCCGCACTCCCTGCACAAGGTTAAG TCTTCAGATAGATGCTGCATCATCCATCACCTTTTGAACTTCTACGTGGACAAAGTTTTCAAACACTGCAAGACCGAAGATTCATATGTGAACCGAAAAATCAGCAGCATAGCCAACTCCTTCCTCAGCCTGAAGAGGAAACTTGGGCAGTGT CATGagcaaaacaaatgcacatGTGGACAGGAATCCCCTGAGAAGTTTAAGCAAATACTTGCCAACTATGAAGGG CTGAACGTCACATCTGCAGCAATTAAATCCCTGGGCGAGCTGGACATCCTACTAGACTGGATGGAGAAATCTCGTTAG